The following proteins are encoded in a genomic region of Arachis stenosperma cultivar V10309 chromosome 4, arast.V10309.gnm1.PFL2, whole genome shotgun sequence:
- the LOC130975887 gene encoding F-box/kelch-repeat protein At3g06240-like: MEKKSIHDILPLELIHRILLRVPASHLFRLRLPDSARLYGFGYDASRDDYLVVAAWSERQRQDHLDCLSLRTNSWIHLDAALPKPLHVFQRTSAGLFLNGAIHWVPLPIKDHRDAILIFDLKERTFSTMSEPELACSYESYPGLALLGGCLALFYHSRDSCSTDIWVMKEYKVHSSWTLYQIPFLFFQPLCLFNNGGIIGEIILSDKIKKIKFLMYNVGEELLPRVKYLCCGLNIGATEVMYTESLLPLPSDIKDKDNRNMMKNRKRKENGSNQL; the protein is encoded by the exons ATGGAGAAGAAGAGCATTCATGACATCCTCCCTCTTGAGTTGATTCACAGAATCTTACTAAGAGTGCCGGCCAGCCATCTCTTTCGCCTCAG GCTTCCCGACAGTGCCCGTCTGTATGGATTTGGATATGATGCATCCCGGGATGATTACTTAGTTGTTGCAGCTTGGAGCGAGCGGCAAAGACAAGATCACTTGGATTGCTTGTCCTTGAGAACCAATTCCTGGATTCATCTTGATGCTGCACTCCCCAAACCCTTGCATGTTTTTCAGCGCACGTCCGCTGGGTTATTCTTGAATGGTGCTATTCATTGGGTGCCTTTGCCTATTAAAGATCACAGGGATGCTATTCTTATCTTTGATCTGAAGGAAAGGACTTTTTCAACCATGTCTGAGCCGGAACTGGCATGCTCCTATGAGTCCTATCCAGGTCTCGCCCTACTAGGGGGATGCCTAGCCTTGTTTTATCACAGTCGTGATAGCTGTAGCACTGACATATGGGTGATGAAAGAATATAAAGTGCACTCATCTTGGACTCTCTATCagattccttttcttttctttcagcCTCTGTGCTTATTCAATAATGGTGGTATTATTGGAGAAATAATTCTTTcggataaaataaaaaagataaagtttCTCATGTATAATGTGGGAGAAGAGCTGCTCCCACGTGTTAAATATCTTTGTTGTGGGCTTAACATCGGTGCAACCGAAGTTATGTATACAGAGAGTCTCCTGCCACTCCCTAGTGATATTAAGGATAAGGATAATAGGAACAtgatgaaaaacaggaagaggAAGGAAAACG GTTCTAATCAACTGTGA
- the LOC130973181 gene encoding F-box protein CPR1-like: MDKKKKEQTEQSSMKKKKNQNDKSKSIHDILPLDLIHIILLRVPIRHLARLRCVSKLWCSLISDPEFAESHFHHSPVSTNACISIAKSLMAYSVDLDALFSDGNNALREVSPPFYKTQPYVVKVLGSCRGFIFFVRDPNFVVWNPLTGTSKLISYSHIDSRCKRQFFSRDCKFHLYGFGYDGSQDDYLVVVAWQDMNNHDHFDCFSMRTNSWIDFDAALPKPLFSFGSDSTGFFLNDAIHWVQLSPDYRDVILIFDLKERTFSMISKPEQLVMSACSYPRLALLGGCLALYGCNYDSCNTDIWVMKEYKVHSSWTLYQIPCKFFQPLCLSSNGDIIGRGNDSSETGFYMYNLREERLQCIKNPYFSVDYFASEPVYTESLLPLH; encoded by the coding sequence ATggataagaagaagaaggagcagACAGAGCAATCGagtatgaagaagaagaagaatcagaATGACAAGAGCAAGAGCATTCACGACATCCTCCCTCTTGACCTGATTCACATAATCCTACTGCGGGTACCGATCAGACATCTCGCTCGCCTCAGGTGCGTTTCCAAGCTCTGGTGCTCTCTCATTTCTGATCCTGAGTTTGCGGAATCGCATTTTCACCACTCTCCCGTATCAACCAACGCATGCATCTCCATAGCAAAAAGTTTGATGGCTTACTCTGTTGACTTAGACGCACTATTTAGTGACGGCAATAATGCATTAAGAGAGGTGTCACCCCCTTTCTACAAGACACAACCTTACGTTGTTAAGGTCCTTGGATCCTGCAGAggcttcattttctttgttCGAGACCCAAATTTTGTGGTATGGAACCCACTGACCGGAACCAGCAAATTAATATCCTACTCTCATATTGATTCTCGATGTAAGCGCCAATTCTTTAGCCGTGACTGCAAGTTCCATCTCTATGGATTTGGTTATGATGGATCGCAGGATGATTACTTAGTAGTTGTAGCTTGGCAGGATATGAATAACCATGATCACTTTGACTGCTTTTCCATGAGAACCAATTCATGGATTGATTTTGATGCTGCACTCCCCAAACCCTTGTTTAGTTTTGGCAGCGATTCTACTGGGTTCTTCTTGAATGACGCTATTCATTGGGTGCAGTTATCTCCTGATTACAGGGATGTTATTCTTATCTTTGATCTGAAGGAGAGGACTTTCTCAATGATATCTAAACCGGAACAACTTGTAATGAGTGCATGCTCCTATCCAAGACTCGCCCTACTAGGAGGCTGCCTAGCCTTGTATGGTTGCAATTATGATAGCTGTAATACTGACATATGGGTGATGAAAGAATATAAAGTGCACTCATCTTGGACTCTCTATCAGATTCCTTGCAAATTCTTTCAGCCATTGTGCTTATCCAGTAATGGTGATATTATTGGAAGAGGTAATGATTCCTCCGAAACGGGGTTCTACATGTATAATCTCAGAGAAGAGAGACTCCAATGTATTAAAAATCCTTATTTTTCGGTCGACTACTTTGCATCCGAACCTGTGTATACAGAGAGCCTCTTGCCACTCCACTAG